The DNA window ctgtggaggagggtccacacagcattccgggatgggagaaaaacgtgctctggttaattggcaaaaatttcattttagtcgtgcgagagaaaactctgattggacagatagtctagctagctgtctcaatttaccctgcagagatctgaggagcagttaaccatagtcctcataaatccaccggagtttaaatttccaacacaaagaaagcgaaaggaaacggacatcggctgAAAAGACAttcatccggcggaatttccaatGGCACCGGAGctatcccggaagtggaacgccgtggatatagactagtttgcATGTAGATTAACACACACGATGAATGCCTACTTACTCAGTTTGTTTTGGCAGGAATCACGCTGTCTGAGTACTTCAGAGACATGGGATACAACGTGAGCATGATGGCCGACTCAACCTCCCGTTGGGCCGAGGCTCTCAGGGAGATTTCTGGCCGTCTGGCGGAGATGCCTGCTGGtaagtttgaagtcttctgGAGATATTAATAAAAGCTAAAAGCAGATGATTCAGGCGCCGGTATTTCTGGCATTTGGTTAATTCCAACTACTGCTGAAATGATTTACCGATAAGTTGATTGACTAtttgaaatataaaatgaaatgaagcaaaaatgccaagTCTTCTTTCATGGTGAACTGAGTTTTTTGGACTgtttgtcagacaaaacaagtaatTTGAAGATGCCACAAAGGTCTCTGGGAACTTGTGATGGATATTTTTCGTATATTTAGTGTGTGAAATTTATAGACTAAACCATGAATGAAGAATATAATCTATGGATTTATCACTATTGAAAATAGTATCCAACTCAGCTTTAGCTGCAGTGCGATAAAATGTATACTAAAAAGCACAACACTCAGTGTCTGAGGTTAAAATGACAACTTAATTTAATAGTCAGGGTCATTGATGGTcgtaaaagtaaagtaagtgAATTGGTCCGCAAATGTGAAGACAAGCTTTAAGCTAAATACACCACCCGGCACATGTTTACATTTCTAATGCTTAAATTCCACTCTACAGTAGTTGGAGCTAGtgcctctttttcttttgtgtagTCCTGTTTACCTAGTAGAAAGCATAAAGCCTGTCACCTGTgtacaaaaagtattttctgtatctgCCCACAGACAGTGGTTATCCTGCCTACCTGGGTGCCCGTCTCGCCTCCTTCTATGAGCGTGCTGGAAGGGTGAAGTGTCTGGGCAACCCCGAGAGGGAGGGCAGCGTCAGTATCGTAGGAGCGTGAGTACAGCTTTATTCCACTAGAGGGAGACATTACTCTGCACATCTTGTATGGACGGTAACTAACTTAAATTGAATGGTTTGTTCCTTTTTCAGTGTATCGCCTCCTGGTGGTGACTTCTCTGACCCTGTTACTTCAGCCACCCTTGGTATTGTACAGGTAAATGATCAAAGTCAGCTCCCATTGCCACTCTGATTAAGCTTTGTTGATTAAAGGTGCTCagttctttattttattatgctgTGGTTGTTTCCTCTCTCAGGTGTTCTGGGGTCTGGATAAGAAGCTGGCTCAGAGGAAGCACTTTCCTTCAGTGAACTGGCTGATCAGCTACAGCAAATACACTCGTGCTCTGGATGAGTATTACGACAAGCACTTCCCCGAGTTTGTGCCCCTCCGTACCAAGGCCAAGGAGAtcctgcaggaggaggaggacctgGCTGAGATTGTGCAGCTTGTCGGAAAGGTAATTCAGCATAAAGTTGGCGGCAGTGGTTTGATCTTTGGGTGAACTCTCCTTTCCCTGTATGTAGCTTCAAAGTCAGATATGCATTGAAAGACATGTATACATATTTATTCCTTGCTTCAAcgcattttttcatttaaattcttttttttaacaggcaTCACTGGCAGAAACGGATAAAATCACCCTGGAGGTGGCCAAACTGATCAAAGACGACTTCCTGCAGCAGAACGGTTACACGCCTTATGACAGGTAACGTCATACCCATCGTATCATACCCTCACTCACTTTAATCAGTGAGTTCAAATAGATGTTGGACACCCTGGAGAGAAAGTGAGGTGAAACTCCACTGTGGCATGTTTTCTGTGCATGTAAATCTCACTGATAACTTATTGAACTGTACTTTTCTCGTGTCCATCTCCTCAGGTTCTGTCCCTTCTATAAGACAGTGGGCATCCTCTCCAACATGATCTCTTTCTATGACATGGCAAGGCACGCAGTGGAGACCACAGCTCAGAGCGACAACAAGATCACTTGGTCCATGATCAGGGAGCACATGGGAGAAATCCTTTACAGGATCAGCTCAATGAAattcaaggtgtgtgtgtgtgtgtgtgtgtgtgtgtgtgtgtgtgtggtctcctCTGCCTTATGTGTTAATTTAGTGGTTCTCTGGTTAATTCTAAGTTCATAGACTAGCAAATGAAAACAtatctgattttgtttttttagacttttcacTTGTTACTTTATTTCTTGTAAAACTATGGAATAGTTTTCAAGCTCAAAGACTCACAATCAAAAGAAatcgaagaaaaaaaagggaaaatactTTTTATACAAAGCATTCTGCAGAGGTCGCAAGGTAAAAAGGTGGAGAATCAAAGTCCTTTGATCAGATTTTTTGATTTGACTTTTGCCTTATCAACAATGCAGTGTTCTTTGTTTGTAATGTGTGGCAGGAAGTCTGCCTTTACATCAGATGAAGAGTCTCTGTGCTGATTCTTGACAGGATTATGTTGAGCTTGTTGACGTATTGTTTGCTGGAATACACAGAGGACATTTAAGAGTTGAGACAATCACAATAAGAAAGAAAGTTGAATTGCTTTAACTATACCTGCAAGGACCCCCACCCATCGGgttttcttttgtcatagttcaGACCTGGAAAAGGGTAGCATGAAAACTTTGTTACAACAACAATGCAAACAGCATAAACAAACAGTATAGACGATATCCAGTTGAAATgaataaacattacatttttatcatcCAAAAGCTCTGACAATTTTGTCAGAAAGTCTGTACATTGTTCCAGCAGAAAAAGGGGCTGTGTATTTAAAAGAGCTATTTTTGGAAAGACATCTGTAGGACACAGTGAGGATGACGGCCATAGCTTAAGCACCACATACAAAGCACAGCGCCTAGGCCTCctgttttctgttcacgttGTAAGAATGTATTTCTTTGTTGGCACAGGACCCGGTGAAGGAAGGCGAGGCTAAGATTAAGGCTGAATACGCTCAGCTGGTGGAGGACATGCAGAACGCCTTCCGTACATTGGAAGAATAGGCTCCCACCTCTCACGTTTGCAGTTTTCATCTGACCCCTCCACTGCAGAATCACATTCCACCTCCTCGTATCCCCAGAACCCGCGTGCTCCCCTGTGCTCCTTTTGTGAGtgattgtgtgagtgtgtgtttgcgcaATTTCATGtggagggaaaagagaaagatgtactgtattcatttatttttgttgcctcCATATCGCCGACTCTGGATCCTCTGTATGGTCGTTGAAcattgggtttgtgtgtgtgtgtgtgggtgtggattTGATGTGTGTACGAAAGAGGGATCTCTTCCACCCCGTTTCTTCCTTTCTCTGTTTACATGATTTCTTTGTGTATCCGTGTTGCTCTTCCTGAAGAGGATTGTTCGGTTGATGTATTGTAATTGATAGACCAGATCTGTACAGAAGAGTGTTGAATATAAATTTAATAAGATCAGCCTATTTATTGCCAGCATTTTGATGTGAAGGCtttgttgttcttttctttttgtttttatggttGTGTTTCCCGCTGTGCAGTGTTGTGTACTTTGCTGTGTGAATGCGTAAAGAGTCGACGCTCTGCTGTCCGATACGTTCATCATGTTACTCCCAAAGAATTAAAACATGGGGAAAAAGAACAacattgtgtgtttgtctgtttgacGTCATAGTTTCTGATGTCAGAGCTGCTGAACTGGTCTCTCTGCATGTCACTCATTCTCTCCTGCACCCTGTCCTTAGGATGCTTTTGttattgaagttttttttttaatatatatatatatatatatatatatatatatatatatatatatatatatatatatatatatatatatatatatatatatatatatatatatatataaggtcaGAGCTTAACTTGGTGATTGCAATTAATGAGAAGTCGTGATGAACCGTTGTGATTAAAAAATagtgtaaatgttttaaataaaaacaaaaaaaaaaacttttacatCATACTGCAGTAGCTTGTTCACCTGAATACTTGGGATACAGAAGTACTTGGCTGTAAGTGGAATCAACTCCTAATTAAATGAAGGGAGAGGTCATTTTGGAGCCATTTACTAGTTCTGTGAAGACCAATGAGCGTCACCGATGAGATGACAACTCCCTAAAGGTATGTTGCTCCGGCCGGATGAGATGCACCTGCAACAAGACGCAGGAGCACAACATTAAACTCATCAGCAGAGGTTCAGAGCTCTGTGGGACTGCCGATTTTTTGCCTTTTAAAAAAGCAACGAAAATTGAACTTCTTTTTTAACTTGGTCGCACTACAACAGAACAGCAATCCTGGGTCCACTCCGTGCTAGGTAAGTGACAGCAACAGTTTAGTTTCAGATAACCCGCGTGTGCTGACAAGTTTCAGCacgcctgcctgcctgtgtcttCATGGCGCTGTGCACAAGTATTTAGACACGTTAGTCGGCTTTGCAGATCTGATAGTGACATttaatcattttagttttttttttataagactTGACTAGATAGTTCCCATCGGCCGCCACACTCTAACGTCACACAGCCTAAGGAGTTTGGAAGTGTATAATGTGGTGACATTGGGTCGCTGTGATATCTTTTTCTACCATTATGACATAAATCCATTATTTTAACGATACTTAACAATTTAACAAAAGAGTCCCAATAAGTGCATAAGGGGTTCTGCTCATTGACATGACTACGCTTCCTTCAGCTTAAGGCTTCTAGTCAAACCAGTTCTGTTGCAGTAATAATGACTTTCccctgtgctgctgctggatATCTTTGTTTCATGACAACGAGATTCAGATCATGTTCCCTCCAGTCTCTCCTTGTGACACCACTGGGGAGATTGCAATTTGCAGGTTTAAAGAAGTTTCACAAAagcacatcatttttttttattttttatatttgagcAGCGCAGCAGAGCAGATGGACCAGGTATCCAACCGGTCAATAGTGGGCAGTGATGATATAACAGATGAGTCAACATCTGTCAGGTGGAGCTCTGATGAagaagaggtaaaaaaaaaacactgtccaGGTTAACATAAAGCTATTGCTGCTTGTATATGACATTTAGACCGTCATATAATTAACTTCATCATGCACTTGTAGTATAATTTATACTAAACTATGACACTGAACTCTTGTGGGtcagattctctctctctctcacacacacacacacacacacacacacacagcatacacgTATTAATGTGAAAAGATGTCAGAATGATGGGTGGTGGGCGTGCGGTGACTTGAACCGACTAATCTCCAGTTTCAAGCCAAGTCCCTGCGGACTACACCATCATTTCACCATGCTTCACATCACACAAGTGGGATTGCTGTTGCCTCTCTGATGCAAAGCCCAAAATGCTGATTTCTAATAATAATGCTGTTCATCATCTGCTCAAACTCCCAGGAGATGTAACTCATTTTTCTATCTTATTTTGTATGTCTATTTTAACCTCTGGTCAGAATCAAACACAGCTTATCATTTGTTCTCGTTTCTATTACACAAAGACTAATTCATGTCTCAGTAGGCCTATCTGTAATGTTCCCATCTTCTCCACCAGAGCTATGAGCCTCAGGGACAGTGTCTCGCGGCACCTCAAGCTCCTCTACCGACCTACAAACAGAGGTTGGATGAATTTAGGAAGTTGTTCAAAGAACTGCCAGAGTCAGAGAGACTCATAGTGGGTGAGTTACAAAGACTGCTTCTCATAGTAAtctattatatagtatatagtctATACACAATAGTGTTCATCCATGATCCAAATATTGTTGTACAACAATTGTTTTATATTAGAGTTGATGATATTCTTTGCTGAGATTcagtataataaataaaaaaaaaagatttattaatTCCTTGTAAAGTAGAATTGcctctgaaaaaaatatttagacttacaaatgacaaaactgaaagaaatccttACAGGGTGATTCATATCCAAGACTCTGTTTTATAGCTATACTGTTGCATTAAATGGAAAATGCTCATGTTTAGTCACATGACCGTGTATTGTAACTCAACATGACACTGATAGCATAATTGGAAACCACAACGTGACTAGAATTTAAGattaattaaaaagtatttttccattcagcccaagattatttgttctgggagatgggtcaatcctaaataggatggataagcacataaaAAGCtaggtccagactagtttaatgatagccagacagattattttaaaaggatggaagaatgaaggggtgccgtcaatccagtagtgggcttgtgagatggctagggtggcggtgtttgaaaaaaaaccccgTCATTTAAACGGTTTGCCAGAATGGATAtctatactagaaaatggggttaagtacctgagctttctggagggctcctaagaagctttgtgctggggagagacgtgtatgatggtaTTGTCATTTATACACATGCTTTTAtggtttattttctattttgttactattttgttgaatggtcttgaatattgtggttactgtgtcatcttttcttaatttttgtctgggtgggtggtgatgatgaaAAGGGTGGGGGAGTGTTCATGTTgtgagttgtatgttttgtgtgttggtaagaaataaatgtgttaatcacaaaaaaagatcAGTTTTATCTAGATAACTAAACTGAATTATATATGAACTGAAAGAAGGTACATCACACTGTGGTTCCCACAACATTTTAATACAGTGATCTGTTTTATAAATATAGTGTCACAGAAACACCTCAGGCACACTCATTTGTAAGGATGGTTTGCCTGCAATATATTTTTCCTCAGACTACCCGTGTGCCCTCCAGCGGGACATCCTCCTTCAGGGACGCCTCTACCTCACAGAGAACTGGCTCTGTTTCTACAGCAATGTGTTTCGAGGAACGAAGGTAATGAGAGAGTGGAGGAGGATGTACAGCCTAGAAGCACACTGTTTACATTCATGTATCTGCAAATGTGTGGATAAAGCAACATTTAGTGCAAGATTATAAGTTCATATAGCTAACGCTTTgcattattttcctttttaatatACATCTCTAATAATGATGGTTCTATTTACTTTAGTCTAAACAGTGTGCAGAAttttaaagggaaaaatccACCCTAAAGCATAGATTAAATGTAAACAGTTGTaagttgtaagaaaacttgcaTTTCTGAGCccctttttgttgctttgttgtgtttttgttattacCACAGTGGTGATGATAAAAATATAGAGAAATCTAAATGTTGAATGTTTTCagcaatacaaaatattatccaTAAATATCAGATTTTGGTGTCAGTTCCTAAAATACAAACGGCAAGAAATTCAAGTTTGCAATCATGGGCAACATATGAACAACTGCCAAGCTACAACACTAAAAAATAACAAGGAAGACACAATAATTGCAACACTTACGGCAGTTCCAGTCTGCTCTGAGCAGGAAGTTCACAAGAACCAAGTTCGCCTCTTGGGAGTTGCTAAAAGTCATAAGATGTCATCACAAAAATAACTCCTGAGGGGAGGAGGATCTATCTGAGGATGTAATGGTATCCaagggtgggtttttttttttctttagcatTCTTTGATAAGCATGTGTGTACTAACTACTGTAATCTTTCACCTTTTTAATAGATTACACTGACTCTTAAAGACCTCATTACTATGACCAGAGAGAAAACGGCTCGTCTGATTCCCAATGCCATCCAGGTCTGCACGAGCACTGAGAAGGTAAAATGTGTTAGAAGAGAACAgagtttattttacattaaattaaCACAATCGATTACTGTATATCTCTCTTTATATCTTCACCTGCAGTTCTTCTTCACTTCCTTCACGGCAAGAGAGAAAAGTTACCAAGGTGTTTTCCGCATGTGGCAAAACACACTGTTGGACAAGGTATGGCCCTCCTCCACGTATCTGCTGTTACCTTCTACAGTCTCCTAATACAGACACTCATCAGTACAATGTTCAAACTCCATGTGGAAGGAGCAACAGCTGCTCATGCAGATCCAACAATAGTCCTGGTTTCATACCTAGTCATTTGTATCACAAACACtgtcaacacacagacacagacacacttgtaCAATTACTTTCCAGCTGTGACTAAATGCCTCCCAGAGCACCAGACTTTGCCCCATTTTGCAGCACTTATCTGAGCGGTCCAGAGTACATACTGCCCTGTCTTTCTATGAGGTTATTAGTGCTGCTCTGCTATCGCATGCAGGCTAAAGATCtgcacacagcagcacagcagGGTTTGCATTATATTAAGTTACATACCTTTAGCTGACatacaataagtgcattcaaccatgaagaTACCACCCCAAGAGTCCAACAGACACACTCGTTTAATTGTTCCACTACTGTGAGGTGCTGTGTTTTGAAATAATTTGCCCAGATGCATGTAAGGAGTTTAAAAGTAAACCCACCACAGCTCATCCACCTTGTTGTGTTCACCAAACACTTTGCTCTGTAAAAGTGAgcataataaacaataaaccaGAAAAGTCTAGTTTAAAAAATTGCAGGCGCAAACACTGTACGggttgaaatgtatttaaagaatAAGTGCCTGTGAGATGTTGTACAGGAGTTGAAGTTAAAACAGTTTTGAAGCCTCTGTTAAAGTGTAATTGCTGAAAACGTTTGATGCAATTGTAAGCACCATGGGCAGTTGAATTGGATTCCAGTCactaacaatgaaaactacGACGTAGAAAGGTAACGACATGAACACATTGCATGGCCATTGCGACAAAATATAGTATCAAAAACGGGGTTTGATTTCATGAAACTTGTGAAGattactatattattattattattattattattattattattattattattattataaacaatGAGTTAAAAGGGTCGGTTGATGTGTAGGCTACAGGCACTATGGCAGCCTACCCGCGGGGGTGAGAGTCTGCTGGGATCTGGAGCACAAACACCTGTAGACCTATTATACAAACATCGCCGTCAAGATTGACCTCTGGCGCATCAGACAGTTTGTTAACACAGTCGTGGCCATGACGGCTGATTTACATTCTACGAGCTGACTCGAAGCTGAAACTATTAACGGAAACACGTCATAGCAAAGGAGTTTGTCTGGTCGTCTGAACCGTCGATGGACTAGGACTTTCGACTGCTACAAAGATCTTTTATTTGCCTTTTATCACGGAGTAAATCTGGGCGGCGCGTCTTTACGCCCAAACTCGCTCAAATCTACTAGGACTTCCTGAATGTGCGTCCAGGTTACAGATCACTGTCTGACAGCCAGTTCAAGCTAACAGCTGCGGCGAAATGTCCTCTGACAAGTAAGTAAAATCTGTGTGAATGGATCTTAAACTTTCTCTTGGTTTTTAGATGCGCTAAACCATATGTGCTTCCATATGGCAAAACGCGTTAATTTCCCGTCGGAATAAACAAGCCTACAATAACAGACCAGGTTTATTACGTTATCACTCCGCCATATGGAAACGCATatcttgtttttgtaattttctaagACTGACCTTCTGTTGGTTGTCAACACAAAAGTATAAGATGACTATCCCAGCGGTCGAGAGAGAATATAAGGTTTATAGGTTGTTTGTCACCCATGGAGAtaagactgtaaatattactgCATGGAGGCTAAATGTTTGTGGTCACCTGCAACTATTTCAAACTCTTAGTCAATATGAGTTTATATGGTTTATATCTGTCAAAGCAGAGTCCTTATTGTGCAAGAGGAAGAGAGATCCTCTCTACGGGAGCTAGTTTCCTAACAAGCCTTTGCTGTCGATGTTTCCATGTCTTTGTGACCTCTCTTTTGATTACCACTTTCAGCCTCTGACCAGCTTGGAGTTGTGGCAGATAATTAAACAGCATTATGGGCATGACCTGGGCCTGAGCCATGAAGACATGGAGAGCTTACAGTTATCAGCAGAACCAAGCAAGCAGACCATGTAAGCCCCCTCCCACCTGCATGTCCATCCTTGTATCCAAACACAATGTGCTGTAATTTGATACCACCTGACTGTCTGTCCGCAGCCTGACAGCGAGGCCTGGTGGCGATGAGGGTCTACGGAGGCTCGAGCGCCCGCCTTCCCTTCACCTCCCTGGGATGGAACATGGGCCTTTAGAGACCTCCACTCCTCAAGGGGAGGACTTGCCTTCCCCTCTCGGCTCACAGACCTCTTCTAACGCGgtattaaaatgttttcctttattgtgtgaTCTGTGCATGTCTGAATCCTTTCACACCTCATTTTTTGGTCTCGCCCTCCAGCAAGAAGACTCTCGCAGCACCCTGTCTCAGCGGCGCAGCCCTGCTCCCTCGCTGGACCGCCTTGCCCCAGAACGGATTTCCAAGCACTCTTCGTTTTCTCTTGACCTGAACGCCAACAAGAACAACATGTCTGAGCAGAGCGGTTCAGAAAGCATCGAGGACGGTAAGTTAGAGGAGGCACTGGAGGATGCCTGAgcttatgttttgtatttttgtggtTTAATATTTTCCTCTATGTCAAAACCTGTTGCTTCATCAGTGGAGGAGCGAGTGGGTTTGTCCCAGGTGCACGGTCGACTTTATCTAAACAAGGTGTTCCACATCAGCGCCAGCAAGATGTTTGAGCTGCTCTTCACCGACTCCAGCTTCATCCGCAGGTTCATGAACGTCAGGAAGACAACCAGTAAGTAATAAACCTTCATCTGTTGCCTCTTATATgtttgtaacagtgtttatttttatgatccctgataaaataaattaatacaatTATGTACAGTCATTCCGGAACTTATTTATCCACCAGTTATATCTAATAAAAGCTTTCACGTGAAATATTCAAGTTGCCCTTTGTGTTATCAGACGCCAGCTTTACTGCTTGGCAAAAAGACGATGTGGGAAACATGAAGAGGAGTCTGAACTACACAATTTCCATCAGCAACCCTCTGGTTGGCAAGTTCTCCACTGCTACAGAgaaccaggtgtgtgtgtgtgtgtgtgtgtgtgtgtgtgtgtgtgtgtgtgtgtgtgtgtgtgtgtgtgtgtgtgtgtgtgtgtgtgtgtgtgtgtgtgtgtgtgtgtgtgtgtgtgtgtgtgtgtgtgtgtgtgtgtgtgtgtctctgaatgGATGCATTACTGTGCATTTGTACTCTTAATTTATGTCACAGATACTGTACAAAGAATCCAGAGAAGGTCAGTATTACGTCATGGACTCCGAGGTGTACACTCACGACGTTCCCTATCATGATTACTTCTACACTCAAAACCGGTACTACATTATAGGTAACTCAAAGCGGAAGTGTCGACTAAGGTAAGATATTACAATTATATCAGTTTGGCTTATAACACAAATATTAAGTGACTGCCATTAAAAATCTCCGTTGTGCTGCCAGGGTCTATACCGATGTGAAATACAAGAAGCAGCCATGGGGCCTGGTCAAGTCCTTCATCACCAAAAACTCCTGGAGTGGCATACAAGATTATTTCAGACAGCTGGGTAAGAAGAAAGCCGTGTTTGCACAGTTTAGAGGCAGAAAAGAGCACCTCCCTTTTATCTTTCCTTAGCTTGTGGTTTATGTTATTTATGATCTGATGGGAACGGTTTCCTCCAACACACATCAGGCTCTATATCAGTGAATCATTTCACAGCTGCATTTGCAAGGAAGGAGAACAGGATTATAATGAACAATCTGGCCTGCATCAGTTATCAGCCTtttaagtttagtttattttctattttgcacaatttaaaatgacaaatatgacaaataaaacaaacataacataGTGTACACTGCATGGAAAGGGCAGAAAACCCAAAGGGCTTATTTGAAGCCTCtacctaatttttttttttttttgcaatttcacAATATTACAAACATAAAATTATCATACAGAAAATAT is part of the Sander vitreus isolate 19-12246 chromosome 22, sanVit1, whole genome shotgun sequence genome and encodes:
- the gramd1c gene encoding protein Aster-C, which gives rise to MDQVSNRSIVGSDDITDESTSVRWSSDEEESYEPQGQCLAAPQAPLPTYKQRLDEFRKLFKELPESERLIVDYPCALQRDILLQGRLYLTENWLCFYSNVFRGTKITLTLKDLITMTREKTARLIPNAIQVCTSTEKFFFTSFTAREKSYQGVFRMWQNTLLDKPLTSLELWQIIKQHYGHDLGLSHEDMESLQLSAEPSKQTILTARPGGDEGLRRLERPPSLHLPGMEHGPLETSTPQGEDLPSPLGSQTSSNAQEDSRSTLSQRRSPAPSLDRLAPERISKHSSFSLDLNANKNNMSEQSGSESIEDVEERVGLSQVHGRLYLNKVFHISASKMFELLFTDSSFIRRFMNVRKTTNASFTAWQKDDVGNMKRSLNYTISISNPLVGKFSTATENQILYKESREGQYYVMDSEVYTHDVPYHDYFYTQNRYYIIGNSKRKCRLRVYTDVKYKKQPWGLVKSFITKNSWSGIQDYFRQLEAELLEEEAELNQAGGDSGKMGGLRRRRRTYSRTLPEHMKPNKQYGQDPEQHRDGNMGPIEMNDLHRWNTTTIVAGMSVILLILTVMNLGLFFKLWAMEDVVHRMYLSTKHRLKEQSQASSLASEYGPKQRPWFREDAQLLKTVLQDSINLLDQLHSSLVVLQQNFALANHTAEP